The genomic DNA CACATTGACTGAAACCACTCCTCTCTTTTTCACCGGTCTGCCCCgtctgtgttttcctccttGTAAACTCATCCctcattcttcctcctctcatgtCTTCCTACATATCATATCCTCCATCgtcttccctccttttttttgtcctttgcaACTTCTATCTTCCTCACACACCTGTCGCATCCCCTCCATGATTCATCATCAtactcctctttctcctcttcatgACCCCCCTCTCACCCCTTGGTGCATTTCACACTTTGACTCTACCTCACTCACCTAACGCATCCTGCACACCTTTTTCCCCACTTACCCCTTCCTCTTACCGCCGACCCCACCCCTCCACTCGAACCCCGTTTAGATCGAGAACGCCATGTTCCTGAACAAGGCGAAGGAGCAGCTGGGCCAAGAGAAGTCCAACGTGCCCTTCTCCCACTCGTCcgcatcctccacctcctcaccccaCTACCCCACAGCTGTGCTCGCCATCCCCGGCTCGGTGGACGTGGGCGCCGGGCTGCGAGTGGTCCCGAAACAGGAAGGAAGTGGGGGCGGCGGCGGACCTTTAAGCGGGAGTCACCTGCACCAGTCACACAGCTCCCAGAACGTCACCGTTGTGCCTGTTCCCTCCACAGGCATCATGACTGCAGGTAAGTCGGCTGCCGTTTCCCGCTTTTTTCCTCCTGAGTCATGACATCCCCCACTCCATTCGCCATTTCTCTGTCGTCTCATACTTGTTTGGTGGTACGATTGGCTGCACGAGCGTCAGGAAAACTATAAATATTCAACAACAGCTGCCTCTTACTCGATCTGAGCATCTTTGTATTCAGTGTCATTAGCCccgtcacgataattacgtaatcgacttatcgtacaatACATGAACTCATTACTTTTTATTGACTTCAATAAccgccattgtgtctacatgcgtgtctgattgtcaacaacagtccagcaaagtctcgctgcttctgttctCTCATCTGTTCTTGTCTTATTAATAGTCagttactggtttggtctattcAATGTCCGATAGTTTggatttcttattatttttctaaaaggcaccatgtcttcaaatagcttgttttgtctgatgcCTAAACGCAAAGTCTAatctttggataacatttctctcagcagtgacacaaatcgtgtaggacttgaACGCAACAACCAATAGCCCTGAACTGCGAGCTCACATGATTTAGTATcaaaaaatgatcttaaaatgacgataatattgtttatcgcaataatttctcGGACAgtatatcgtgcaacaaaaagtagtcaTCGTGACGAGGCCTAAGTGTCATTAAAAGAAGGTTTTTAAGGGtagttttaaaatacatgttaacAGCATGAACGTTGGTCCGAATAAATTCAATCCAAATTATAATTTGGATATTATGGGTTGTGCCTTTGACACTTATACAAAGTGAAAGCGTGGCTTTCTAAATTCTGGCAAATTTCTGAGTTAATCTCGGTTAAGTATTAGTCGAAACATGCCGAGagaataaatgttaaaatgtcttCCTCTCAGCGGGGTTAGTGATCACCACCCCTCAAGGCACACTGGTCCCCACTGCCTCCACGCAGTCCTTTGTAGCGGGACACCACACTGCCGCCACCATGATAGTGTCTGCAGTGCACCACTCTAACCCAGGTACAGTTCATGTCGACGTGTCAATTGCaaaactgcagtgtgtgtgtttgtgtgtgtgtgtgtgtgtgttggataaTAGTGTCGTGAAGTATGATGCTAATCATTTCTTAACATGTATTCATCAGGGGAAATAAATTACCTTTTCCAGCCCCACAGTGAACCAACACAGCTGAGAGCAGGTTGGGACTGAGCATCATGACACAGCCTGATTTTAGATGTGAATATGTTATTAGATTCATATAACAAGCTTAATTTAGGCagtatttattcttttaattctTAAAACATATCTTCTGTGTTGagatacaacaaaaaaaaaactgaggttaAATTTATTTCATAAGTGATTCTTGTTTTTCACCCACAGTTTATttattccttcatttttttcttcttttttatgtcGTTACACCCATGTACATACAATCATGCAAAATCTcttttagagcccgaccgatttgGATTTCgggggggccgatgccgatatcgatattagggagtacaactttcccgataccgatacattggccgatatatatatatatatgtgtgtgtaatcttttttctttaaatctgtcaacgattcccaagatgtcattatcaaaccgttacgacaaagaaatgtattttaggcttgatattttagtttaaccataaacttttatcataaataactataaattgaaaaaaaaatacaaatacaaccaaatatataattatttgacctaaaatgCTCATATTTGTTGGCCAGTAATATCGGTCGAGGCAGCACACAGCTCATGCAAGCGATGATGTGTGGGacgctctctctgtcttcacccccccactccccctcaTCCAGTTTTCTCCctcattgccttttttttacttttctcttgTTTCCAGACAAGAAGCAGGACCTCGGTTTACCTCCTGCCGTCGTCATGCCAACGCCGTCGAAGCGAGGCAGGAAGAGCAAACAGATGATGAGCAGAGTGGGAGTGGGCGGAGTCCTCCCTCCAGGAAGCGACGCGCTGATATTGGCACACTTAGCCGCCGGTGGACAGGTGCCTAgcatatgtttatatattttacatatagtTGCAGCATGAATTGATATTGGTTGTCCCTTTCGTCAGAGCTAACACGTTGACATTGTGTTCTAGCACCACACTGCTGATCCATATGACCTGTCAAATGATGAGGATGATCATACAAACAAGGACGGACCCAAATCCTACAGGTagtagaacttttttttttgcctgttgcATCACGTCAATGCAGACACgagaatgtacagtatttgtttgcCCACTGCTCAGTGTGCAATAAAGGcgttcctctctgtctcactccccGAGGTGTCGGATGTGCGCAGTGACGTTCTTCAGCAAGTCCGACATGCAGATCCACGCCAAGTCGCACACTGAGGCCAAGCCCCACAAGTGTCCCCACTGCTCCAAGTCGTTTGCCAACTCCAGCTACCTGTCCCAGCACATCCGCATCCACAGCGGGGCCAAGCCCTACACCTGCACCTACTGCCAGAAGGCGTTCAGGCAGCTCAGTCACCTACAGCAGCACACACGGTACTGGTCTGCGTGGGGGTCGTAAGGtcgtatgtgtgtgcgtgggtgtcgGGTGGGCGCATGCTTGTGCATGTTATTTCTCTTGTTAACGCATGTGTGCGGTGATGGATGACGGGAGGAAAGGATGGTGAGTTAGGGATTTGCCAGGGGTCTTTTTTGGGAGTGTGTCGACAGTCTAACCATcgcctttaaaggggcagtaagccattttaaTCCCATTTTAATATGATTCTGGTGTATATTTCCtctagctgtcagttctgtgtgtggaccaggaaaaaaatctgttttttcagcacagccctggctctgtgaattgaaaataacaacaaaaaacacaaacactgagtgcgcagtttgtaaacgtcaCTCCCCGACatgttaagagacgtgccaggGTCAGACACTAGGGGGTTTTGtcctcgtggttagcgcgtccgtctcccgtacCCAAGGCTGCGGGTTCCAGCCCCAACCAGTTCagtcaaaaaaatcaaccatctttctccaaaatcgcttactgcccctttaagggtgCCATACTTAAACCAAACCAAACTTGAATCAAATCACGGTTTGAGGCTTGTTATGccagtgacatcacagaatTTAGTCAGGGGCGATCGGTGAAAGGAAGTCCACTCACAGTCCCAGTTGCCACCAAAATGTTCCTCGATTCAGCAGGTGGTTGTTTGTTACGTTTCTCATCCCGCTTGTGTTTTGAATCACAAGCTCAGCTTGGCTCGGTACTGCATGTCTGTTGTCATCGGTCACTCACATCCCTCACACATCCCCAGCACCTTCTGAACGTCTTTCTCTGTCAGAGGAGCCACTTattatgttgaaatatttccccaattcaatttgatttcacatcaagcagaagaaaaaagaaaagctcacaTTGGGACACAGATTATGCTCAATCGATTAACAGATAGTGAAAATGTTGTCAGATGGAAAGTGTGAGTACACATTTCATACTAACTATTTATGATAAGTCACCCCCTTAAAtgagagcccgaccaatatggatatggatttttgggagtacaagatttccaaTACTGATACATCTgcctatatctatatatctatatagatatatatatatatctatctatatatatatctgtatatatatgtacattcaCATATATTGCCATTTGTTCCTGCACTGAGTAATCCTGCATGTTTTACACACCTGCACCATCATATCTCAAAAAGTACAAAGCTGCAAAATCCGACACTGAGAATGGTTCCGCTCGTTTTACCATCACAACTGggataaatgttttaattttgtgtttgaccGTGTCGTTCACCTTATTTATGTTTTCGTTTCCCTTTACGGGACAAGGTACTCCATTAGCCTtctgcacattttgaatttacatttcagtttgactACAGCACAGCCAGCATACactcacatatatataatacattaaACTCAATGCAGGGCAGAccaaatggagagagagagagagagagagaaagagaaaagtgtgacTGTGCctgctgtatgtttttgttctgtgttttcacaaCTCAGACGCAGCACAAAGAGCACACTGTCAGACCTCACGATCTGCGATCGACTCGAGTGATCGCAGATCCCGTTAACTTCAGCGCATGATTTGGTCTTCAGTTCATCGTGAATTGTGGTCATGCTGCCGCTTTAAAAGTCTCtcgctgtttctctctctgtttctctccccctcccctccccctcaacCCTCCGACCCCCGGGTTCCCGTGTTAGAAACCACACTGAGGCCAAGCCCCACAAGTGTCCCCACTGCTCCAAGTCGTTTGCCAACTCCAGCTACCTGTCCCAGCACATCCGCATCCACACTGGGGCCAAGCCCTACACCTGCTCCTACTGCCAGAAATCATTCAGGCAGCTCAGTCACCTACAGCAGCACACACGGTACTGGTCTGGGCCGGGCTGGGCggatgtgaatgtgtctgtgtctgcatgtgtgcggGGCTGGTGTGCAGAGAGTTTGTGGTGTggtgtctgttggtctgttttttttggtgttattgTTAGTATCTTTCAAATTTGTAAAGCATGTTGAGTGTACAAGTTTCCCAATACCGATATGCCGGCcaatttatatatgtatatatatatatattaatctgtcaatgattcctaagatgtcgttatcaaacctttatgacaaagaaatgtaatttaggcttgatttaattgaattttaaccataaacttcactatcataaataactataaattaaaagaaaaaacaaatacaaccaaatatatagaattcGAATTAAGGATATACATAATTTGTtctacataaaatgtaaacatgaatgcactttttttctgcattgtctattctgtacaataaaagatttcatattggTAAACATTGGCGCTGATatcgatatgtctgtgaaattcTTATATCGGTTTGTTGATATTATCGGTCATAACTTAAAGTTTCCACAAGTCAAATGTCTCTCAAAGTGCAGCGATGGAGTGAAATGAACtaactactgtgtgtgtgtgattctctttttttgtagGATTCACACCGGTGATCGGCCGTACAAGTGTAGCCATCCCGGCTGTGAAAAGGCGTTCACTCAGCTGTCCAACCTACAGGTAAATTTACCACAGCTTTGTTCCTCGGAAGTGACCTGATGATATGTTCTCCTGTGAGGGCTTCTCATACGTTCCTttatccgcccccccccccccccccccccccagtctcaCCGTCGGcagcacaacaaagacaaaccgTTCAAGTGCCACAACTGTAACCGTGGTTACACGGATGCCGCCAGCCTGGAAGTccacctgtccacacacactgtcaaacacGCCAAGCTGTTCTCCTGTGGCCTCTGTAACCGATCCTATACCTCGGTACGCTCTCACGATGGtcaaacaaacatcagacatttttttatatatatatatatatatatatatatatatatatagtcactgttttttctgtcctgCAATAattcttctctgtttctctctcccaacTCCAGGAGACGTATCTAATGAAACACATGAGGAAGCACAACCCCGACCCGCTCACAGTGGCAGCAACCGTGGCTGCTCAGCAGGCCCAGGGCCTCACGCCAGGCAGGGGCCGAGGCCGTGGCCGAGGAAGAGGCAGAGCGAGCCAGCTCCAAAACCAGAACAACCCAaataa from Scophthalmus maximus strain ysfricsl-2021 chromosome 22, ASM2237912v1, whole genome shotgun sequence includes the following:
- the znf384a gene encoding zinc finger protein 384a isoform X1; its protein translation is MDDSHFNSSYFWSPVPTVQGQIENAMFLNKAKEQLGQEKSNVPFSHSSASSTSSPHYPTAVLAIPGSVDVGAGLRVVPKQEGSGGGGGPLSGSHLHQSHSSQNVTVVPVPSTGIMTAAGLVITTPQGTLVPTASTQSFVAGHHTAATMIVSAVHHSNPGEINYLFQPHSEPTQLRADKKQDLGLPPAVVMPTPSKRGRKSKQMMSRVGVGGVLPPGSDALILAHLAAGGQHHTADPYDLSNDEDDHTNKDGPKSYRCRMCAVTFFSKSDMQIHAKSHTEAKPHKCPHCSKSFANSSYLSQHIRIHSGAKPYTCTYCQKAFRQLSHLQQHTRNHTEAKPHKCPHCSKSFANSSYLSQHIRIHTGAKPYTCSYCQKSFRQLSHLQQHTRIHTGDRPYKCSHPGCEKAFTQLSNLQSHRRQHNKDKPFKCHNCNRGYTDAASLEVHLSTHTVKHAKLFSCGLCNRSYTSETYLMKHMRKHNPDPLTVAATVAAQQAQGLTPGRGRGRGRGRGRASQLQNQNNPNNNNHNPNPGGYQQPGEAVVPCPFDLHQYKTVAAGEIQYKPVSVADLPVVHKDLCLTVSTSAIQVEHMNS
- the znf384a gene encoding zinc finger protein 384a isoform X4, producing MDDSHFNSSYFWSPVPTVQGQIENAMFLNKAKEQLGQEKSNVPFSHSSASSTSSPHYPTAVLAIPGSVDVGAGLRVVPKQEGSGGGGGPLSGSHLHQSHSSQNVTVVPVPSTGIMTAAGLVITTPQGTLVPTASTQSFVAGHHTAATMIVSAVHHSNPGEINYLFQPHSEPTQLRADKKQDLGLPPAVVMPTPSKRGRKSKQMMSRVGVGGVLPPGSDALILAHLAAGGQHHTADPYDLSNDEDDHTNKDGPKSYRCRMCAVTFFSKSDMQIHAKSHTEAKPHKCPHCSKSFANSSYLSQHIRIHTGAKPYTCSYCQKSFRQLSHLQQHTRIHTGDRPYKCSHPGCEKAFTQLSNLQSHRRQHNKDKPFKCHNCNRGYTDAASLEVHLSTHTVKHAKLFSCGLCNRSYTSETYLMKHMRKHNPDPLTVAATVAAQQAQGLTPGRGRGRGRGRGRASQLQNQNNPNNNNHNPNPGGYQQPGEAVVPCPFDLHQYKTVAAGEIQYKPVSVADLPVVHKDLCLTVSTSAIQVEHMNS
- the znf384a gene encoding zinc finger protein 384a isoform X3, which produces MDDSHFNSSYFWSPVPTVQGQIENAMFLNKAKEQLGQEKSNVPFSHSSASSTSSPHYPTAVLAIPGSVDVGAGLRVVPKQEGSGGGGGPLSGSHLHQSHSSQNVTVVPVPSTGIMTAAGLVITTPQGTLVPTASTQSFVAGHHTAATMIVSAVHHSNPGEINYLFQPHSEPTQLRADKKQDLGLPPAVVMPTPSKRGRKSKQMMSRVGVGGVLPPGSDALILAHLAAGGQHHTADPYDLSNDEDDHTNKDGPKSYRCRMCAVTFFSKSDMQIHAKSHTEAKPHKCPHCSKSFANSSYLSQHIRIHSGAKPYTCTYCQKAFRQLSHLQQHTRIHTGDRPYKCSHPGCEKAFTQLSNLQSHRRQHNKDKPFKCHNCNRGYTDAASLEVHLSTHTVKHAKLFSCGLCNRSYTSETYLMKHMRKHNPDPLTVAATVAAQQAQGLTPGRGRGRGRGRGRASQLQNQNNPNNNNHNPNPGGYQQPGEAVVPCPFDLHQYKTVAAGEIQYKPVSVADLPVVHKDLCLTVSTSAIQVEHMNS
- the znf384a gene encoding zinc finger protein 384a isoform X2, producing MDDSHFNSSYFWSPVPTVQGQIENAMFLNKAKEQLGQEKSNVPFSHSSASSTSSPHYPTAVLAIPGSVDVGAGLRVVPKQEGSGGGGGPLSGSHLHQSHSSQNVTVVPVPSTGIMTAAGLVITTPQGTLVPTASTQSFVAGHHTAATMIVSAVHHSNPDKKQDLGLPPAVVMPTPSKRGRKSKQMMSRVGVGGVLPPGSDALILAHLAAGGQHHTADPYDLSNDEDDHTNKDGPKSYRCRMCAVTFFSKSDMQIHAKSHTEAKPHKCPHCSKSFANSSYLSQHIRIHSGAKPYTCTYCQKAFRQLSHLQQHTRNHTEAKPHKCPHCSKSFANSSYLSQHIRIHTGAKPYTCSYCQKSFRQLSHLQQHTRIHTGDRPYKCSHPGCEKAFTQLSNLQSHRRQHNKDKPFKCHNCNRGYTDAASLEVHLSTHTVKHAKLFSCGLCNRSYTSETYLMKHMRKHNPDPLTVAATVAAQQAQGLTPGRGRGRGRGRGRASQLQNQNNPNNNNHNPNPGGYQQPGEAVVPCPFDLHQYKTVAAGEIQYKPVSVADLPVVHKDLCLTVSTSAIQVEHMNS